In Setaria viridis chromosome 5, Setaria_viridis_v4.0, whole genome shotgun sequence, the genomic stretch AGTATCAGGTTTGCTTCTTTGTTACTCTGAACAGCCGTATATTATCAATATAAGTAACATGCAGCCAAACTCAATACTATACCATATTCTAAAATAAGCATATGCATTTAAACTAATTTATATTGAGTTTATAACTGAAATAATTCTATTTAGTACTATACATCTTTTGGCATTGTTCTGATTCTTTTAAAAACAAGAAAGGCTTCAGCCGACAACAAACAGATCTGAGCTGGTCAGAATTGTCCTTTTAGTTGCATTTGTTATGCCTTAAGCTAGTTATGTAAAATAAGATCTGATTTGATTCGATTTGCATCTATTCTTTAGTTGAGCTTGTTAGGGCCTATCCCTGTAATGGTGATCATTAAGCTATATTAAAACTGGAACCCCACCCCCCTCTCTTTAGTCTCTAGTATGCACCCTCACATATATCACTGCCATGCCTCCCTTTCTATTCCTCCCTTGCCACAGGCTTCTTCTCCCTTATGTCTTCTTGTTGCTCCTTATTAATCTAATCATCTCAGTCTGTAACAATACTCCTTGTCGTTGCATTTGCTTGTTGGATGTATACCTGTACCACTGCTTGTTTGTGATCAGACCACCTTCTGCAGGCAGTCAAACATGTTGCATTTCTTGACCAGTGAAAATCGCAGGAACCAGTTCTGCTTCGTTCTAGAGTACCGATGCTAGATTATTCGAGAGTGTCTGGGCTGACTGCACAGAAGTACTGCTGAAATACTATTGAGCATTGAGAGCTTGATTTTACAGGGGATACATGATTGTCAAGACACTATTCAATTGAGTAATTAGAAGGAGCTGGTATCATCGGGTGGGGAACTTGCAGCATGCTGCCAAACTTATTTTTTATTCCTAGCCAACCCTAATTGGCCCTGTAGGTTCTGATCCATAACATACAATTCGGAATTTGTGCATAAAAAGTAGGTATTTAATGCATATTTCATTATTGATTCGAAATAATAATTAGTACCCTGGTCCCTCTGTTCCagttttgaaatggagggagtacatggttAGCAAATGAGGCAGGACAAGATGGGACGGTCCAATTTCTTTTATGGGATGGTCCAGGGTTTTTGGATGATAGTGATCCCAGTAATATGCATCTGCCCTCCACAAAGGACTCTGCTGATAAATCTAAATGACTTCCTAAAACACAGTGTTGCCATTGTCACTGTCAAAGAGCTAGAACAAGTAACAGAGCTGCAGAAGTAATATGCAGCTACTTGACTATTATTGAGGGatcttctgttctttttttgGATGATGTGTTGGTAGTTGCTTTTATCATAGAGAAACCACATTTCAGAACCAGGACAGCTGATGCAAGTGCCTATTCTAGAGGGGAAAAACAAGGAACAAAAGGGATGCACCTGAGTTTATACAACGGTGGTGGTGCAACTTGCCATAGGAGGTAGAAGCAGAATCACTGCTGGCTTTGCTCAGCAAATCAATTCCAAAGCGTATCTAGTACACGAGAAGGATCCCTATGTGTCACGATTGGTGGAGAGAGGGTTACCTGCCATCATGCTCACTTGCTCAGCTGTGATTTTTCCTATTTCAATGTTTGAACTCTGCTTTTCTTTATGTCTAATCTAAATTAAGCTTGTTTGGGTGATGTGTGATTCAGCAAGTGTAATGCCATCCTTATCTGTCAATGTGCAGTGATGGTGCTGCCGCAATTGTCCTTGTAAGTGGAGAGAAAGCTAAGAATCTTGGCCTTCAGGTTATTGCAAGGATCAGAGGGTATGCTGATGCTGCTCAGGTAACTTTTGCTTGTGCCTGTCAATGCCCCTAAAATAGCATTGTCTGGCAGAGAAATCTCACATATGTAAGATCTTGACCTGTTGGTTTTTATGTTACTGAGGAAAACAATGCTTTTGCCTAGCACAAATGCCTGTTTTCCATTCAGTGGTGCATCACTATAGTCCTAGTTATCTTGTAATCTTGCTTACTGTGACATGTTACGTTGAACAATTTTTGTATGTTTTGTGTGAACTCCTTACAAATGCAGGCACCTGAGCTGTTTACGACAGCTCCAGCTCTTTCTATTCCGAAGGCTATATCAAGTGCGGGTCTTCAAACTTCACAAATAGATTATTATGAAATAAACGAGGCCTTCGCTGTATGTTCTTGACCTTTTCAGTTTCAACTGTCAACACTTAAGCCTCCAAGTCCAGACTTAACAATGCTTCTGGTCATTTGCAGGTTGTTGCATTGGCTAATCAGAGGCTTCTTGGTATCCCTTCTGTGAGTCACAAAACTTTACTTGTCTGTATAATTCAGCAGTTAGTATTTGTATTTGTATCTGTGAATGATCTCATAAATGTATGCACATTTCAGGAAAAGCTAAACTTAAGTGGTGGTGCTGTTTCGCTGGGCCATCCTATTGGTTGCAGTGGTGCACGGATTATAGTCACTTTGCTTGGGGTATGCTTCTAGCCCATGTATAGCTATGATGTATTATTATTTACTGCAAAATATGCCCTGTTTAAGCACATAAACATTCCCGTTTCTTCCTATCACATTTGCAACACTCCCATTTGGTTTTCTTTAATCAGAATTTAATGAACATACGGTGGCAGGCTAAGATATTTCTTGCTTTATCATGTCACAAACCACCCTTTTCACTATATTTCCAGCCATGCCTCAGAGTAGTTCTACAACTTCCATGTTTTGCTGATACAGGACGGCAAGAATTGTATAAGTTGAGAACTTGACCTATTGAATAATGTTAGCTTACACTGTGTGGGCGGCCATTTTCTTTTTGTGCAGTTCTGTTCAAATTTGTTTTTGTATCCTTATGTGCACACAAAGTAATTTTATATTTTGCTGCcatctatttttcttcttctaaatGTGTCATGTTTAATAGTTTGACTTGATGGCATGGTGTGTGTCTTTGTTAAACTTGTAGCTTTATTTGCTCTACAGATTCTTAGACAGAAACCTGGAAAATTTGGTGTCGCTGGAGTTTGCAATGGTGGTGGAGGTGCCTCAGCACTAGTTTTAGAGCTCATGTAAGCTCCTATGGTGTTTATTCATCACACTTTTTCAAGTCTTCATTTCTTTATTACGCTTATGAtccatttgattttttttcaatggCAAATAATAAAACATTCATTAATAAGAGTAACTTTCAGTACTCCTCGCACTACATTTTTTCCACCTGCAAAGTTATGTTGTCCattaaattgaaaaaaaaaacactcaatAGTTATTTGGGCTACTTTCTTAGCTTCTGTGACATGGTGCAGGCAACCCTCTTCGCATATTCATTCTTCATTGTGAAGTTGGTGCAAGCAAATTAGCAGACATGAATTGTATACTATGTTTTTATCACTGTATCTTTTGTCATTTGTAGGGGGGATTAGTTGGTGTTGTATATGCCAGATGTATGGTAGAAGAAACACTGTAAAATAAGACTTGTGCTACAAAGCACAGGGCACTATCTTGTACCTTCTATGGCAAGTATAGGCGTATAGCAAATGAAAATAACAGAGGGGCAGAAGGATAATGTACAGATACAGGCACCATGTTACTAAAAATAGCAATGGGTACTTAACAACCTGTCATGGTAAAGATTTTTGTTTACCATTTTATGTTATCTGAGTATAAAGTTTGCATCTTACCCCGTGAAGAAGATAAGAAAAGTGTTCAGCTTTTACGAGAGGAAGTTACTCCTTAgagcagcaaaaaaaaaaaaaagttcatggGACAATATTATCTTTAACAGGCATAACAAACTGCAATATTGTGACTTGTTCCCCCAACTTGGAACATAATGATCAGATCTGAACGTACGACCCATCTCTTCATCAGCTTTTATTTTCGAGAATAAAGATAGTTATCCAATGGGGAAAGTGCAAAGAAAGATCCTGAAGGCAAGTTATGAGCCTGTCATTGTGTTAAGATAAGGTTAAGAGGAGCCGGGCCGAAATGTACTAGTCCCCAACAATGATTGAACCCACGCTACAAATCAGCCCAAGCTTGCAACTGAAGCATTGCAGACTTACAGATATTTGTTAGAACTAAATGCTAGGACCATCTGCCTCATCTAGACCGTACAAATTCAGCAGTTCTCCGTCAAGAGAAAAAAGGTTCTTCAAAGTTACCCTGTTTGAAAGGACTCGTGTCTTGATCGACCATCTACGACCTGCATAATTACACTCCCCCAGAAATAGATTAGCCCGCTAATCACTACTGTTCATCGCAGCACAATTATCCTGTCGACACCGTCAGCCACTGAAGCTGTGCCGTGTCGGTCATGGCATGCGTCACAGGAACGGAACCGGAGCCGGTGCTCCTGTTGCCTTTGCACATGCCACGTGATCCCATGATCAGTAGGTGGCATCAGTGGCGTCCAGTGTTATATATGCATATCAGATGGGGATGGGGTCTCGTCTCCATGAAGCATCTTTCTTCCGAGTCAAATCCGCCGTCCTGCGCGCGTCCCGCCTCGCCTCCCCTCCCATCCCCTGCACTGCACTTGCGAGCTGCGAACCACCTGTAAAGGGCGCATGATTAGGTTAGGGCCATCCCCAATTGCGGATGTCCCCCCTCATCGAGCCATCCCTTCGGTTTCTCTTCAATTTCATCCGCCCAGTAAATTCTACGAACAATTTGTGAATAAATAAGTGAAATTTAGAAAGAGGTAATGGCATTTGGCGATATTCTAGgaaagttcagacttcagatatTTGTGTCAACACCAGGTGTGCGTGCGTTCCAGGTTCGATGTTCTCCTTGTTCTAGCATCGGTGACGCACGAGCTCGTCGGGTTTACGCAGACGATGGTGTCGCGCACGATTCCTCGTCCCTGTCAGATCTAGATAGACgaagtcaccactcaccagggATTCCAAGCAGATTGGATACCCTACCAGGTATAGCCAAGAAGCTGatgcgcacctctttttttttttcagataagAACCAACTCAAAAGGGCACACATCTGAACAAACTTTGCTCAAAAGCTCAAGCTAAACGAATTATCCCTGGTCCCAAAGTCGAGATTTCTGAAGCACTGCTGATTACAGAAATACTTTAAAATCTGCAAAATCAACAGAGCATTCACTAGTGGCTGAACGCACCAGTTACTCCTCAGCAGTTAACAAGCCTTTGCACAAGGAAGCAGATCTCACCACAACATCTATGTTAGTGGTAGACAGGGATGGCGAAAGAATAATCACGATTGATCCACTCAAAGAATCACACGAAGTAAAAGGTCGACACAAAATGCCCTACCTAGTtgtttttgcaaaagaaaaaaaaaagccctaGCTAGTTAGATTTACGAATTTACGATGACCAAGATTACAATGGCCTCGAACCGGAGGCATCAAGACCTCTACTCTGGCTGTTCCAGCTGGAATGGCTGAAATCGGTCGTGAAATCCTGGCTGCCGAACGCCATCCGCTGGAACAGCCTGATCTCGGCCGTGTTCGCAACGTTGAACATCTCGCTCTTGCCTGGCTGGACACCGTTGGTTAGATCCACGTCAGCTAGGCTATCAAGAACCCGCACCACCTGAGAGGAGAGGAAAGCAGTGATAAATTTTTTTTGTCAGATTCTGGTTTCAGAACATGTGCATGTACTTTCTTCTTCAATCTTATATGGATATCAAGTTTTGGTTTGTTGAGATGTGCATATTCTCTCTTTCTTCAATCTTATACCTGACTCATCCTGGGTCTCCTGGATGCTGAATGCCGAATACAAGCTGCAGCAGCCTCAATCATACGGAACAATTCGACTTCGTCGTAGTTCTTATCGAGTCTGGCGTCCACCAGCTCCCCTACTTTGCCACTCTCAAGTGCTTGTGTCAGCAATGGCCTAGCCTGCAAATAACTACGGTGTCAAGAAATGTTTGATTGTTGCAAATTAAAGAACGAAAGCAATCCTTCACTAAGGGGTTACAAAAACATAATATCAGAAATTCACAGAATCTGTTCTCAATAGCTGGTCCCCACAGCACTATTTCTCCCTTGGTTGGCTGACTTGATGAATTACCTTTCTATCACAATTCAAGAGTGGGATGTGTATCTGGCTGACTATAGTGTTATTAAACTCTCATACCGAATTGAATGTAACCAATGAGCAAGTCTACTTAACATTTTGAATATGGAATAGCTCAAGATAATGCTTAGATTTCCTTTGCTACTAAAGGGCAAGAAAATTGGAACCTCTTAATGCATTAAATTAACTGTTATGCTTACCCACTCAACAAGGCTCTCATCACCCAATGGTTTTGATGCATCAACAGGCTTTCGACCAGTAATAAGCTCCAAGAGAACAACACCGAAAGAGAATACATCTGATCTCTCAGTCAACTTGCCACTTGATGCATACTCTGGAGCCAGGTACCTAAATGAGAAACATGCATCAGATTATAAGAAAATTAGGATTGTTCTCTTGGGCTTGTCACTGCGTTACTTACCCGAAAGTTCCCATCACCCGTGTAGTTACATGCGTGCAAGCATCCAGAGCTAACCTTGCAAGACCAAAATCAGCAACCTAGCAAATGGGCACACATCCATTAGTAACAACACCAGTATTATTAAATGCTTTTGAAGATATGTAGAAAGCATTGTTACCAGCGCTTCAAAGTTATTGTCCAGTAAAATATTGGAGGATTTTATATCTCGGTGGATTATTCGTGGATGACCTGCCAAGGAAAAGAATTAAGCAACAAAAGATAAGACTTGTGCAAATTATCACACAAATGTAGGAAAGAAATGAGAGATATCATTACAGTCTTCATGAAGATAGGCTATTCCCCGAGCTGAGCCGGCTGCGATTTTAACCCTAGCTGGCCATTCCAAAACCGGCACTCCGCGTCCTATGGTGACAGATCAATACAATtatacattaatttattactcCAGAAAAGGAACTACAAAATTGCTCCCGCATGATAATAAAAGCTTACAACATACCATGAAGATGGTAGTGCAGTGTGTTGTTAGGCACAAAATCGTAAACGAGCAATCTCTGGTCATCTGAAATGCAATACCCTACTAGAGAGACTAGATGCCGATGATGCACGCGGCTGATAATCTCCACCTCCGCATGGAACTCACGTTCTCCCTGCCCACCACCTTCTTTCAGTTTCTTAACTGCGACCTCTTTTCCATCAGCTAAGCAACCCTTGTAAACTGACCCAAACCCACCTTCCCCTAGCAGGTTCTGAGCTGAGAACCCATTTGTGATCTGATACAATTCCTCATAAGTGAAGAACCGACAGTTGCCCATACTGAACTCTGGCATTGAATCTTTCGATTCAGGACTCCCAGCAGTGAAGTTTGTTTTAGCTGAATACCCTGGATAAAAAAGAGTTTTAGTTGTTCAGTTCATCATCACTCAGGTAATATAAAGACTGATCTTAACTTTTAAGGTGTATAATTGCTGTGAATGCACTTGATTAAATTACCTAGCACTTGTGTGGGAGATGAGGCAGGTGAAGGCATTACGAATCCAGCATGGTAACCATGCACTCTCCTCCGTTTCTTCTTGTACCATAATGCAGCTCCAACCAAGCTAAGCACAAGAATGGCAACGACGACACCAATGCCTGCCTTTGCACCCGAACTCATCCCACCACTGCTTCCTGAGGAGCTGCTGCTCTGCGTGGCTGGGCTTGATGATTTGTTGGAACCCCGGTCCCCGTTGGTTACCGGGCTGGCTGGATCAACTGCCGTTGCTGGGGCTGGCACCGACGGTGTACCAGAGCCCGGCGTCCCTGAAGGCGAGGGGCTAGTGGGAGTAGGGATCAAAGGATCTCCAGAGGTCGGCGCAGGGCTAGCTGGAGAAGGTTCGACAGGAATTCCagaaggtggtggtgctggctgAGTTCCAGGCTTCCTTGGCGGCCGATGATgccgtggtggaggcggcggcactgcTGTCGGCGGAGTTGGATCAGCCGGTGGGTTGGGAGCTGGCAAATtggatggtggtggtgatgcaGCGGCAGGCGGGAGTATAGGCGATGCCTTTGGCGGGGCGGCCGGTGTAGGTGGTGGTGGCATTGCAACCGGCAGCGAGGGTGGCGGCACTACGGCTGTTGGGGCTGGTGGCGGAGAGGCAACAactaccggcggcggcggcacagcggcaggaggaggcggagccgagGAGGGCGGTGGAGGAGTGAGCTGCGGGGGTGGCGTGGATgcggagggaaggggagggggcgccgccggcgaggagggaggATCGGCCGGGGTAGCATTGGGCTGCGTCACCGGAGCCGGGGAGGCCGGCGTGGGTGTTGTGGTTACCGGCGACGGGGTTGCTGTGGACGGCGGCAAGGTGGCCCTGATGGTGCCCGGGGAGGGCGAAGGCGAGGACGCCATTGGAGCCCAGAAGGCTGGAGCACTACAGCGCCGTCACTGCTGagctgctgccttcttggtggAAATGGAC encodes the following:
- the LOC117858578 gene encoding proline-rich receptor-like protein kinase PERK8; its protein translation is MASSPSPSPGTIRATLPPSTATPSPVTTTPTPASPAPVTQPNATPADPPSSPAAPPPLPSASTPPPQLTPPPPSSAPPPPAAVPPPPVVVASPPPAPTAVVPPPSLPVAMPPPPTPAAPPKASPILPPAAASPPPSNLPAPNPPADPTPPTAVPPPPPRHHRPPRKPGTQPAPPPSGIPVEPSPASPAPTSGDPLIPTPTSPSPSGTPGSGTPSVPAPATAVDPASPVTNGDRGSNKSSSPATQSSSSSGSSGGMSSGAKAGIGVVVAILVLSLVGAALWYKKKRRRVHGYHAGFVMPSPASSPTQVLGYSAKTNFTAGSPESKDSMPEFSMGNCRFFTYEELYQITNGFSAQNLLGEGGFGSVYKGCLADGKEVAVKKLKEGGGQGEREFHAEVEIISRVHHRHLVSLVGYCISDDQRLLVYDFVPNNTLHYHLHGRGVPVLEWPARVKIAAGSARGIAYLHEDCHPRIIHRDIKSSNILLDNNFEALVADFGLARLALDACTHVTTRVMGTFGYLAPEYASSGKLTERSDVFSFGVVLLELITGRKPVDASKPLGDESLVEWARPLLTQALESGKVGELVDARLDKNYDEVELFRMIEAAAACIRHSASRRPRMSQVVRVLDSLADVDLTNGVQPGKSEMFNVANTAEIRLFQRMAFGSQDFTTDFSHSSWNSQSRGLDASGSRPL